Genomic segment of Strix aluco isolate bStrAlu1 chromosome 8, bStrAlu1.hap1, whole genome shotgun sequence:
GTTTTCCTGGCCCCGGCCCCACCTGACCGTGGGCCAGCTCACACAATagtcaaaaataaaaaccccGGCGGTGCCCCAGCCAGCGGCACGCagctcccccgcagccccggggcaggGGTGGCCGGCTGCTCTGGGGGTGTTTGCTGccggggagctggggaggggaccCGGCGGTGGTGGCTGGGCTTGGCGCTGCCCAGCACGTCAGAAGGGGCTGCtgtggggggccgggggctcGGGGAGTGCTGCGGCACCACGTCCTCAGCCAGCACCTGTGGGCTCCGGTGGTGGAGAGCACCTCTCCTCGGGTGTAGTTCTGTTCTCTGTGTCCCTAGCACTGAAGGCAATAAAATggttcttttatttattattattttgcttgtTGATACTGTTTTACTTCAGCAAATGCCTAGAAGGCCAGTGTCATCTCTGCTGTCTCTtggctgcagtgaggctctgctGGGCCCCATGTTGGCACTACCCCCAGCCCATGCAGCCAGAACCCCCCCCTCTTGGGGAGGGGGTACCCTGCATGACCTGCTGACccagagcctggggaagaggGGGCCATGGGGGAGGTCTCATCACAGCCCCTGGTGACCTGAGGGCAactgcaggcagggcagagccaaGCTCTTCTCAGGTCCCCTCCAGCCAGCATGCTTTGCTGCCACTTGGTGTGTAAACTGGCCCTCctcaaaccaaccaaaacccacccaaaaaaacaTGGTGCCTTTCCACGCACCCAGAGGGTGAACCAGGCCCAAAGAAAGCCCCGAACAGCTGCAAAGGTACTTATCTTTTATTGTTGACAGCAGGTAAATACAAGATGCTGCCGGGCAGAAGAGCAGGGGCTGTACTTCTTTGAGGGGCCCCCGAGGGCCAACAGCCAGGACAGAGGTGAGCAGGGCCCTGAGAGGGCACATAGGCCAAGACCCTGCGGGAGACGGAGCGGCAGTGGGATGGGGAGCGagggctcccccagccccgcacctCCCCACACAGGCAGCCCAGCACCCGGCCGAGCAGAGCCTTTGCCCGGCAACTGCCAAAGGGGACTATTTTGGGttacaaaaatgaacaaacaaaagcCATCTACAGGTATTTACAGTGTACCCCTCCCGCCGCCAGCTCGCTCCAGACTGAGTCAGAGCTCAGGGTGCCCCCAGGTTGCAAAGGGCAGAGCCCCGGCCGGAGGGGACAGTCCTCGGCATAAGTGCCAGCACCAGGGGCTGCCAGAGCAGCGCTGCAGCCCCATTGTACAGCAGGATCTCCAAAGGGCCTGCTGGCCATCAGCTGGGAAGATGGTCAAGAGAGACAGGACATTCCTGTGGGACATGCACGTCCTCCACgaggacagacagacatcagCATCCCGCTGGGAACTGGTGCCTGCAGCAGAAAGACCAGCTTCACACTGGTTCTGGGGATCTTGCTGATCACCTTTAGTTAAAAACCGCGTCAGGAGGACCGTGTCTGGGTCACATCCTCCTGCCCGGGCAGGAGAGCTCGGTCTGCCCTTCTGAAGGAGGGCCTCCTCCCCgcaggaaagaaaatcagaagcaaGGTTACAGCAAAGATGAAGGGGGTGGTTCTGGCCTGGGGATCGATCTACAATCCACCATAAAAAACAGCTTGAAACAAAACCCATCATTTACTCTTAGATTTGtacaaaataacaataataataaaaataataataaaaggtgCTGGTGGCCTCTGGCTCACAGTGTCCTGCTACGGCAGGGTGTCTCAGTAGGCAAAGATGACGTGGTAGGTGACTTGGTGGCCATTGTCCCAGGCGTAGAGCAGGCGGTCCTTGGGGTTATAGTCTATCTGCGTGGTGTAAGCATACTCGTTCTCAAACAGCAGCCGGGGGATGATCTGCGTGTTGGTGTGCGTGTCAAAGGCGTAGGATATGTTGGCGTTCCTTTTATTGTAGCTGTCAACCGCATACAGGACTCCACAGATGACAAAGCAGTTCCCGTAGAAGTTCTTCCGCAGCCCCGTCCGCCATGTGGTCTCCTTCTGGGTGCTGAGGTCAGCCGCGTTCAGCTTGCTCAGCACGATCACCTCCTGGTTGAAGCCCTCATAGCTGATGGCCGGGTAGATGACCCACAGGCCGTTCTCATCCACGGCAAAGTCCACGTCTGAGTGGCCTCGCCACCGCCACGGGGTGGACTCCTCATAGGCCACGTCATGCAGCATGGCCCAGGCAGCCACAAACCGCTGCTTCAGGTCGTATTTGATGATGTTGCGCGTGAAGGCCCGGTTGTAGTAGAAAGAGCCATTGTAGACAACATGCCCTGTCCCAATCCAGCTGTACGGGAGCTTGTAGGAGTTGCTCCAGCGACCTGCAGGGCAGAGACACGTTTCTGGCAAGACCCTCCCTTTGCTTTGGGGTTGGTGGCCCCACTGCCACCACCCTCTGCCCCCAGCCACAGCCTGGCATGGTGACAAGCAAGTCCAGAGCCACCATGAGCAGCCTGACCTGCCCTGTGCTCTGAGCCCCACACACCAGGTACTGACACCCAAGAGGGGAGGGTCCCTGGGCAGAGCTTCCCCTCGCAGTGCAGCATCCCAGGGAACGGGGACGCTACTTGGACCAGCCGAGCGGTGGCCAGCGCAGCATCAGGGATGGCGCAAGCCCACCTTGCTTGAAGTTGTCGAGGTTCCTGAACTCCACCAGTGTGTTCCCGTAGTAGTAGTTGGTGACGTAGATCCGTTCCTCCCGTGCCAGGGGGTCCTTCATCCAGGCCCCCTCGTTGCGCCCATAGGTGTTCTGGGTGGTGGGCCCCGAGATGGTGGACAGCGTGTCCTTGCAGCGCCCTGTGCAGGCAGAAAAAGGCTCATGAGCCCCAAGGCAGGGTGGCCAcactctccctgctcctgctggggGTCTGTGGGCATCACCCCCCTCCAGCCCCTTGCCCACCCCGCAGGTACCCCCACTGCCTCAGCCTGGGCTCAGTCTCACGAGACCCAGCAGTGCTGGCCAGATCCTGCAAAGAGCTCCCCACAGCCTCAGCCATGTCCCTGCCCCAGCTGAGGCTGCTGCCTGTCTCGGGTCCATCTCTAGGGATGCCTCCTtctgccctgcccagctcctcaaACTGGGAGAAGACTACAGTAGATTCCAGAGTTAACAAGCAAGTAAACCTGGCACCCCAGTAAGTGCTGTCCAGTCACTGTCTCTATGACACCTCCCACCCATGATCAAATCCAGGTGTGCTGGATTTAGCAGGACATGCTGTGGGCACAGGCCGGACCCCATGCGCACAGCTGGATCAGTGCAGGACCCACAGGCACTCACCAATGATGTTCCTgatgtcctcctcctccaggaccTGCTTTGGGGTGGCAGGAATGGTGGGGCTGACTGGCGTCGCAGGGGTGCTCACCTGTCCCCAAGCTTCTGGGCTGCTATCCAGGACAGGGCTTGTCCCCACATCCTTTGAGGTCCCAGCAGTGGTggccacagcagggctggggacagtggTGGCGGGTGTAGGCAAGCTCTCTGTGGCTGTGGCCACCACTGTGCTGGCCAAGGCTGCCAGTAGCTGCGGGGtcccctcctctgccagccccactgGGGCAGTCATGGTCTCTGGGGTGGGGGTCAGCCGGCTCACAGCGGTGGGGTCTGGTGTGGGCCCCACGGATGTGG
This window contains:
- the OLFML2B gene encoding olfactomedin-like protein 2B, with product MARPLPLLLCLAALGAGCRAGTPPTGTAGPSAEPLQDEADNQENILSQLLGDYDKVKAVSEGSDCRCKCLVRPLGRGACQRINEGAFKAEDFYTVETITSGPSCKCACVAPPSALNPCEGDFRLKKLREAESSDLKLSSIVEMLESAFYGLDLLKLHSVTTKLVGRVEKLEEGMSRNFTQKGYQTGANVAEGPQDPHRRDRENCSSLITNSLADIESSLQRDAEAAYTHAEGKYEERFLKDETISQQINSVESLPELHLSLEDEKPKQLLQRKLRVRSRPPSKPTIIRGVTYYKAQSTESENDIEEQPDELFSGDNTVDLLIEDQLLRPSSRAGEGVRKPSPVGWPPTPGSDPTTPPAADTAATATVPLSPATSVGPTPDPTAVSRLTPTPETMTAPVGLAEEGTPQLLAALASTVVATATESLPTPATTVPSPAVATTAGTSKDVGTSPVLDSSPEAWGQVSTPATPVSPTIPATPKQVLEEEDIRNIIGRCKDTLSTISGPTTQNTYGRNEGAWMKDPLAREERIYVTNYYYGNTLVEFRNLDNFKQGRWSNSYKLPYSWIGTGHVVYNGSFYYNRAFTRNIIKYDLKQRFVAAWAMLHDVAYEESTPWRWRGHSDVDFAVDENGLWVIYPAISYEGFNQEVIVLSKLNAADLSTQKETTWRTGLRKNFYGNCFVICGVLYAVDSYNKRNANISYAFDTHTNTQIIPRLLFENEYAYTTQIDYNPKDRLLYAWDNGHQVTYHVIFAY